From the Homo sapiens chromosome 1, GRCh38.p14 Primary Assembly genome, one window contains:
- the AGTRAP gene encoding type-1 angiotensin II receptor-associated protein isoform e (isoform e is encoded by transcript variant 5) yields MELPAVNLKVILLGHWLLTTCFWRHFSAKPRLETIELTCALCKLRSAAHRATAGLHCILRLLCLGQLHHPGLGRVGCGSAGLHRRHKHVSGWLAGHHLPGHRAHQHLLPAGQPHGHGPLWRGHGHPQLAAQAALLLLRLPHVPGARG; encoded by the exons ATGGAGCTGCCTGCTGTGAACCTGAAG GTGATTCTCCTAGGTCACTGGCTGCTGACAACCTG CTTCTGGAGACATTTCTCTGCCAAACCAAGACTGGAAACCATTGAGCTCACCTGTGCACTTTGCAAACTTCGAAGTGCAGCGCACAGGGCAACAGCT GGGCTGCATTGTATTCTCAGGCTCCTATGCCTGGGCCAACTTCACCATCCTGGCCTTGGGCGTGTGGGCTGTGGCTCAGCGGGACTCCATCGACGCCATAAGCATG TTTCTGGGTGGCTTGCTGGCCACCATCTTCCTGGACATCGTGCACATCAGCATCTTCTACCCGCGGGTCAGCCTCACGGACACGGGCCGCTTTGGCGTGGGCATGGCCATCCTCAGCTTGCTGCTCAAGCCGCTCTCCTGCTGCTTCGTCTACCACATGTACCGGGAGCGCGGGGGTGA
- the AGTRAP gene encoding type-1 angiotensin II receptor-associated protein isoform d (isoform d is encoded by transcript variant 4), with the protein MELPAVNLKVILLGHWLLTTCFWRHFSAKPRLETIELTCALCKLRSAAHRATAGLHCILRLLCLGQLHHPGLGRVGCGSAGLHRRHKHVSGWLAGHHLPGHRAHQHLLPAGQPHGHGPLWRGHGHPQLAAQAALLLLRLPHVPGARGFPWVFSGP; encoded by the exons ATGGAGCTGCCTGCTGTGAACCTGAAG GTGATTCTCCTAGGTCACTGGCTGCTGACAACCTG CTTCTGGAGACATTTCTCTGCCAAACCAAGACTGGAAACCATTGAGCTCACCTGTGCACTTTGCAAACTTCGAAGTGCAGCGCACAGGGCAACAGCT GGGCTGCATTGTATTCTCAGGCTCCTATGCCTGGGCCAACTTCACCATCCTGGCCTTGGGCGTGTGGGCTGTGGCTCAGCGGGACTCCATCGACGCCATAAGCATG TTTCTGGGTGGCTTGCTGGCCACCATCTTCCTGGACATCGTGCACATCAGCATCTTCTACCCGCGGGTCAGCCTCACGGACACGGGCCGCTTTGGCGTGGGCATGGCCATCCTCAGCTTGCTGCTCAAGCCGCTCTCCTGCTGCTTCGTCTACCACATGTACCGGGAGCGCGGGG GTTTCCTTGGGTCTTCTCAGGACCGTAG
- the AGTRAP gene encoding type-1 angiotensin II receptor-associated protein isoform X2, protein MELPAVNLKCASSSVPRNHPHVILLGHWLLTTCFWRHFSAKPRLETIELTCALCKLRSAAHRATAGLHCILRLLCLGQLHHPGLGRVGCGSAGLHRRHKHVSGWLAGHHLPGHRAHQHLLPAGQPHGHGPLWRGHGHPQLAAQAALLLLRLPHVPGARGFPWVFSGP, encoded by the exons ATGGAGCTGCCTGCTGTGAACCTGAAG TGCGCCAGCTCCAGTGTCCCAAGAAATCACCCTCAC GTGATTCTCCTAGGTCACTGGCTGCTGACAACCTG CTTCTGGAGACATTTCTCTGCCAAACCAAGACTGGAAACCATTGAGCTCACCTGTGCACTTTGCAAACTTCGAAGTGCAGCGCACAGGGCAACAGCT GGGCTGCATTGTATTCTCAGGCTCCTATGCCTGGGCCAACTTCACCATCCTGGCCTTGGGCGTGTGGGCTGTGGCTCAGCGGGACTCCATCGACGCCATAAGCATG TTTCTGGGTGGCTTGCTGGCCACCATCTTCCTGGACATCGTGCACATCAGCATCTTCTACCCGCGGGTCAGCCTCACGGACACGGGCCGCTTTGGCGTGGGCATGGCCATCCTCAGCTTGCTGCTCAAGCCGCTCTCCTGCTGCTTCGTCTACCACATGTACCGGGAGCGCGGGG GTTTCCTTGGGTCTTCTCAGGACCGTAG
- the AGTRAP gene encoding type-1 angiotensin II receptor-associated protein isoform b (isoform b is encoded by transcript variant 2): MELPAVNLKVILLGHWLLTTWGCIVFSGSYAWANFTILALGVWAVAQRDSIDAISMFLGGLLATIFLDIVHISIFYPRVSLTDTGRFGVGMAILSLLLKPLSCCFVYHMYRERGGFLGSSQDRSAYQTIDSAEAPADPFAVPEGRSQDARGY; the protein is encoded by the exons ATGGAGCTGCCTGCTGTGAACCTGAAG GTGATTCTCCTAGGTCACTGGCTGCTGACAACCTG GGGCTGCATTGTATTCTCAGGCTCCTATGCCTGGGCCAACTTCACCATCCTGGCCTTGGGCGTGTGGGCTGTGGCTCAGCGGGACTCCATCGACGCCATAAGCATG TTTCTGGGTGGCTTGCTGGCCACCATCTTCCTGGACATCGTGCACATCAGCATCTTCTACCCGCGGGTCAGCCTCACGGACACGGGCCGCTTTGGCGTGGGCATGGCCATCCTCAGCTTGCTGCTCAAGCCGCTCTCCTGCTGCTTCGTCTACCACATGTACCGGGAGCGCGGGG GTTTCCTTGGGTCTTCTCAGGACCGTAGTGCCTACCAGACGATTGACTCAGCAGAGGCGCCCGCAGATCCCTTTGCAGTCCCAGAGGGCAGGAGTCAAGATGCCCGAGGGTACTGA
- the AGTRAP gene encoding type-1 angiotensin II receptor-associated protein isoform X1: protein MELPAVNLKCASSSVPRNHPHVILLGHWLLTTWGCIVFSGSYAWANFTILALGVWAVAQRDSIDAISMFLGGLLATIFLDIVHISIFYPRVSLTDTGRFGVGMAILSLLLKPLSCCFVYHMYRERGGELLVHTGFLGSSQDRSAYQTIDSAEAPADPFAVPEGRSQDARGY, encoded by the exons ATGGAGCTGCCTGCTGTGAACCTGAAG TGCGCCAGCTCCAGTGTCCCAAGAAATCACCCTCAC GTGATTCTCCTAGGTCACTGGCTGCTGACAACCTG GGGCTGCATTGTATTCTCAGGCTCCTATGCCTGGGCCAACTTCACCATCCTGGCCTTGGGCGTGTGGGCTGTGGCTCAGCGGGACTCCATCGACGCCATAAGCATG TTTCTGGGTGGCTTGCTGGCCACCATCTTCCTGGACATCGTGCACATCAGCATCTTCTACCCGCGGGTCAGCCTCACGGACACGGGCCGCTTTGGCGTGGGCATGGCCATCCTCAGCTTGCTGCTCAAGCCGCTCTCCTGCTGCTTCGTCTACCACATGTACCGGGAGCGCGGGGGTGAGCTCCTGGTCCACACTG GTTTCCTTGGGTCTTCTCAGGACCGTAGTGCCTACCAGACGATTGACTCAGCAGAGGCGCCCGCAGATCCCTTTGCAGTCCCAGAGGGCAGGAGTCAAGATGCCCGAGGGTACTGA
- the AGTRAP gene encoding type-1 angiotensin II receptor-associated protein isoform X3, with protein sequence MELPAVNLKCASSSVPRNHPHVILLGHWLLTTWGCIVFSGSYAWANFTILALGVWAVAQRDSIDAISMFLGGLLATIFLDIVHISIFYPRVSLTDTGRFGVGMAILSLLLKPLSCCFVYHMYRERGGFLGSSQDRSAYQTIDSAEAPADPFAVPEGRSQDARGY encoded by the exons ATGGAGCTGCCTGCTGTGAACCTGAAG TGCGCCAGCTCCAGTGTCCCAAGAAATCACCCTCAC GTGATTCTCCTAGGTCACTGGCTGCTGACAACCTG GGGCTGCATTGTATTCTCAGGCTCCTATGCCTGGGCCAACTTCACCATCCTGGCCTTGGGCGTGTGGGCTGTGGCTCAGCGGGACTCCATCGACGCCATAAGCATG TTTCTGGGTGGCTTGCTGGCCACCATCTTCCTGGACATCGTGCACATCAGCATCTTCTACCCGCGGGTCAGCCTCACGGACACGGGCCGCTTTGGCGTGGGCATGGCCATCCTCAGCTTGCTGCTCAAGCCGCTCTCCTGCTGCTTCGTCTACCACATGTACCGGGAGCGCGGGG GTTTCCTTGGGTCTTCTCAGGACCGTAGTGCCTACCAGACGATTGACTCAGCAGAGGCGCCCGCAGATCCCTTTGCAGTCCCAGAGGGCAGGAGTCAAGATGCCCGAGGGTACTGA
- the AGTRAP gene encoding type-1 angiotensin II receptor-associated protein isoform a (isoform a is encoded by transcript variant 1), producing MELPAVNLKVILLGHWLLTTWGCIVFSGSYAWANFTILALGVWAVAQRDSIDAISMFLGGLLATIFLDIVHISIFYPRVSLTDTGRFGVGMAILSLLLKPLSCCFVYHMYRERGGELLVHTGFLGSSQDRSAYQTIDSAEAPADPFAVPEGRSQDARGY from the exons ATGGAGCTGCCTGCTGTGAACCTGAAG GTGATTCTCCTAGGTCACTGGCTGCTGACAACCTG GGGCTGCATTGTATTCTCAGGCTCCTATGCCTGGGCCAACTTCACCATCCTGGCCTTGGGCGTGTGGGCTGTGGCTCAGCGGGACTCCATCGACGCCATAAGCATG TTTCTGGGTGGCTTGCTGGCCACCATCTTCCTGGACATCGTGCACATCAGCATCTTCTACCCGCGGGTCAGCCTCACGGACACGGGCCGCTTTGGCGTGGGCATGGCCATCCTCAGCTTGCTGCTCAAGCCGCTCTCCTGCTGCTTCGTCTACCACATGTACCGGGAGCGCGGGGGTGAGCTCCTGGTCCACACTG GTTTCCTTGGGTCTTCTCAGGACCGTAGTGCCTACCAGACGATTGACTCAGCAGAGGCGCCCGCAGATCCCTTTGCAGTCCCAGAGGGCAGGAGTCAAGATGCCCGAGGGTACTGA
- the AGTRAP gene encoding type-1 angiotensin II receptor-associated protein isoform c (isoform c is encoded by transcript variant 3), translated as MELPAVNLKGLHCILRLLCLGQLHHPGLGRVGCGSAGLHRRHKHVSGWLAGHHLPGHRAHQHLLPAGQPHGHGPLWRGHGHPQLAAQAALLLLRLPHVPGARGFPWVFSGP; from the exons ATGGAGCTGCCTGCTGTGAACCTGAAG GGGCTGCATTGTATTCTCAGGCTCCTATGCCTGGGCCAACTTCACCATCCTGGCCTTGGGCGTGTGGGCTGTGGCTCAGCGGGACTCCATCGACGCCATAAGCATG TTTCTGGGTGGCTTGCTGGCCACCATCTTCCTGGACATCGTGCACATCAGCATCTTCTACCCGCGGGTCAGCCTCACGGACACGGGCCGCTTTGGCGTGGGCATGGCCATCCTCAGCTTGCTGCTCAAGCCGCTCTCCTGCTGCTTCGTCTACCACATGTACCGGGAGCGCGGGG GTTTCCTTGGGTCTTCTCAGGACCGTAG